The stretch of DNA GCGTCTGCGGCTTATCGCGGGTGTCACCGGCCTGCAACCGGCGTGCCGTCTCGCGCGTAGGCCAGATGCCGGAGGATCGGTCGTGTTTTGCCTCACGGCGGCCTTGCGGCCGTGCAACAAATGACGCGGGCGTTGCCAATCGTCATCGCCGCAAGAATGCATCGGAGAAGCGAAGTCTATGGCGCGCCAGCCGATTTTGGAGTTCTGGTTCGAATTCGCCTCCACCTACTCCTACCTCGCGGCGATGCGCGTCGAAGCCGCCGCCGCCGAGGCCGGCGTCGCGATCCGGTGGCGGCCTTTCCTGGTCGGGCCGCTCTTCGCCTCCCAGGGCTGGACGACCTCGCCGTTCAACCTCTACGCGGCCAAGGGCAAGAACATGTGGCGGGACGTGGAGCGCGAGGCCGCGCGCCTCGGCCTACCGCCCTTGACGCGCCCCGCGCAGTTTCCGCAGAACAGCCTCAGCGCGGTGCGGGTCGCCATCCTCGGTCAGGACCAGGATTGGCTGGTGCCGTTCTCGAAGAAGGTGTTCACCGCGAGCTTCGCCGAGGGGCGCTCCATCGCAGAGCCGGCGGCTGTCGCCGAGATCCTCGATTCGCTCGGGCTCGACGGGACACAGACCGTGCGGGCCGCCGCCGCCGAGGCCAACAAGACCAAGCTGCGGGTCAGCGTCGAGGAGGCGCGCTCCCGCGGGATCTACGGGGCGCCGACCTTTCTGGCCGATGACGGCGAGCTGTTCTGGGGCAATGACCGCCTGGAACAGGCCCTGGCCTGGGCGACCGGCGAACGGCCGAAGGGGCTGCGGTAGGACCACGTTCACGCCGATCGGCCATCAAACCGACTCGACCCCCTGGTTCTGGTCCGGCTCCGCTTCGGCGCGGCCGGAGCGGGATAGCGATGCCCCGGACGTTCTCCATGCCTGTTTCGCGACGCCTTCTCCTCGCCGCAACCGCCACCCTCGCCACCGGCTTGAAGCCCGTCTGGGCGCAATCCTACGGCCAGCGCGTCGCAGTCACCGGCGATGACGGCAAGGCGGTGGCGAACTCGATCCTGCCCGGCGAGATCACCGGCCAGATCCCGGCCCTGCGCGGGGTCACCTATGTCGGGCCGCGGGAGGCCGGAACCACGCTCTACGAGTTCTACGACTTCAACTGCCCGTATTGCCGGAAGGCTGCCGCCGACGTGGTCGCGCTGCACGACAGCGACCCGGAACTGCGGATCGGCCTTGTCCACAACCCGATCCTGTCACCGCAATCGGCCCAGGCCGCCAAGGTGATGCTGGCGGTCCAGCGCAGGCTCGGCTCGGAGGCCGCGTGGCGCTTCTATCAGACTCTGCTCGGCAAGCCTGGCCGCATCGACGGGCCCGGGGCTCTCGCTGCCGCGGCTGCGCTGGGCATCCCGCAGGCGGAAGTCGAGGAGATCGCCGACAGCGAAGAGGTGCGCGCGGCGCTCAAGAGCCAGATGCGCATGGCGGCGGATCTCGGTCTCTACGCGACGCCGTCCTACGTTGTCGGCAACAGCGGCATCCTCGGCCATCCGGGCGCCCGCGCCATGGCCAAGATGATCGCGAGCGTCCGCCGCTGCGACCGGCTCGCCTGCTGAGGCGCATCCCGCGTCACACTTCCGCCGTCGTGACGCGCTGCGCGGTGCGCCTCCCGTGTTGCGCGCGGCCATGCTGGCATGCTAGGCGGTCGCCGCGCCGCGAGGACAGTTCTCGACCCTGTCCGCTGCCGGCGCGATCCCACGTCCCGAACGGTCACGCACCGCGCTCCTGCCGGAGCGCGCGGAGCGGGCGGGCAACCAGAGAAGAGAGCGACGGGTGGCGCAGAACGGTTCCGAGGCTGGTCCCCTGGTCGCAGGCGTGGCGGGCCGGTACGCTTCCGCCCTGTTCGAGCTCGCGCGCGACGAGCGCCAGGTCGACGCGGTCGCCGATTCCCTCAATCAATTCGACGGGCTGCTGAAGGAGAGCGCGGACCTTCGCCGCCTCGTCCGCAGCCCGGTCTTCAGCGCCGAGGAGCAGGAAGCCGCGATCGGCGCCGTGCTCGCCAGGGCCGGGATCGGCGGTCTCGCCGGCAACTTCATCCGCCTCGCGGCCTCGAACCGTCGGCTCTTCGCCCTCCCCGACATGATCAGCGCCTTCCGCAGCCTGGTCCAGGATTCGAAGGGGATCGTGCGCGCCCAGGTCCGGGTGGCCGAGAGGCCGTCCGACACCGTGATCGAGGAGATCAAGGCCTCGCTGCGCGACATCGCCAAGGCCGAGGTCGACGTCGACCTCGTGATCGATCCGAGCCTGATCGGCGGCCTCGTCGTGAAGATGGGCTCGCGCATGGTCGACGCCTCCCTGAAGACCAAGCTCAACGGTATCCGCCTCGCGATGCGGGCCGCGCGGTAAGCGCCCCCATCCGACCCGAACACTTACAGACGCATCAGCGACAGAGGCCCGAGTATGGACATCCGCGCCGCCGAGATCTCCGCGATCCTGAAGGATCAGATCAAGAACTTCGGTGAAGAGGCCGAGGTCTCCGAGGTCGGACAGGTCCTGTCCGTCGGCGACGGCATCGCCCGCGCCTACGGCCTCGACAACGTCCAGGCCGGCGAGATGGTCGAGTTCGAGTCGGGCGTCCGGGGCATGGCCCTGAACCTCGAGCAGGACAACGTCGGCATCGTGATCTTCGGCTCCGACCGCGAGATCAAGGAAGGCCAGACCGTCAAGCGCACCGGCGCCATCGTGGACGTGCCGGTCGGCAAGGGTCTGCTCGGCCGCGTGGTCGACGGCCTCGGCAACCCGATCGACGGCAAGGGTCCGATCGTCTCCACCGAGCGCCGCCGCGTCGACGTGAAGGCGCCCGGCATCATCCCGCGCAAGTCGGTGCACGAGCCGATGGCCACGGGCCTGAAGGCGATCGACGCCCTGATCCCGGTCGGCCGTGGCCAGCGCGAGCTGATCATCGGCGATCGCCAGACCGGCAAGACCGCCATCGCCCTCGACACGATCCTGAACCAGAAGCCCGGTCACGCCGCCGGCGGTGACGAGAAGTCGAAGCTCTTCTGCATCTACGTCGCCATCGGCCAGAAGCGCTCGACGGTCGCCCAGTTCGTGAAGGTGCTGGAGGACCAGGGCGCCCTGGAATACTCCATTGTCATCGCCGCCACCGCCTCGGACGCCGCACCGATGCAGTTCATCGCGCCGTTCGCCGGCTGCGCCATGGGCGAGTATTTCCGCGACAACGGCATGCACGCCGTGATCGTGTACGACGATCTGTCCAAGCAGGCCGTGGCCTACCGCCAGATGTCGCTGCTGCTGCGCCGCCCGCCGGGCCGCGAGGCCTATCCGGGCGACGTGTTCTACCTCCACAGCCGCCTGCTCGAGCGCGCCGCCAAGATGGGCGACGCCGCCGGCAACGGCTCGCTGACCGCACTCCCGGTCATCGAGACCCAGGCCAACGACGTCTCGGCCTACATCCCGACCAACGTGATCTCGATCACCGACGGCCAGATCTTCCTCGAGACCGACCTGTTCTACCAGGGCATCCGCCCGGCGGTGAATGTCGGCCTCTCGGTCTCGCGGGTGGGCTCCTCGGCCCAGACGAAGGCGATGAAGAAGGTCGCCGGCAAGATCAAGGGCGAGCTCGCGCAGTACCGCGAGATGGCCGCCTTCGCGCAGTTCGGCTCGGATCTCGACGCCTCGACCCAGCAGCTCCTGAACCGCGGCTCGCGTCTGACCGAGCTCCTGAAGCAGCCGCAATTCTCGCCGCTGAAGATGGAAGAGCAGGTCGCCGTGATCTACGCCGGCGTGAACGGCTATCTGGACAAGCTGCCGGTCGCCAAGATTCGCCCGTTCGAGGATGCGCTGCTCAGCACCCTGCGGTCGCGCCACAAGGACCTGCTCGACTCGATCGCCGCCTCCAAGGACCTGTCGGACGAGAACGCCGGCAAGCTGAAGAGCGTCGTCGAGAGCGTCGCCAAGTCGATCGCCTGATGTGAGGCCCCTCCCCGCGGGGAGGGATCTTGGGTGGTGCACCGGATGCTTCGGCTTCCTGCACCGCCCGAACTTCCGGCTCCTTCCCCCCGAGGGAAGGAGAGGCCCATAGAACGGACCTGGACCTCACCCGATGGCGAGTTTGAAGGACCTGCGCAACCGCATCACCTCGGTGAAGGCGACGCAGAAGATCACCAAGGCCATGCAGATGGTCGCCGCCGCCAAGCTGCGCCGGGCGCAGATGGCCGCCGAGGCGGGCCGTCCCTACGCCGAGAAGATGTCGGCGGTGCTCGGTAACTTGGCCGGCAACCTCGTTGGCGGTGTCGGCGCTCCGCGGCTCCTGTCCGGGACCGGCTCCGAGCAGACGCATCTGCTCGTCGTCTGCACGGGCGATCGCGGTCTGGCCGGCGCGTTCAACTCGTCGATCGTCCGCCTCGCGGTGCGCGAATACGCGCAGAAGCTCACCGCCGAGGGTAAGACCGTCAAGATCATGACGGTCGGCAAGAAGGGCCTCGATGCGCTGCGGCGGCAGTATCGCGACCAGATCGTCGAGAGCATGGACATCCGCGGCAACCGGCCAGTGGATTACGACTTTGCAGCCAGCATTGCCGACAAGATCCTGACCCGCTTCGAGGCGGGCGAGTTCGACGTCGCGACGCTGTTCTATTCCGAGTTCCGCTCGGTGATCTCCCAGATCCCGACCGCGCAGCGCCTGATCCCGGCCGAGCTGCCCGAGACCGACGCGACCGCGAAGGCCGCTGCCGGCAACGCCGCCCTGGAATTCGAGCCCTCCGAAGAGGCGATCCTGGAGACGCTGCTGCCGAAGAACCTGACGGTGCAGATCTACCGGGCCCTCCTGGAAAACGCCGCGTCCGAGCAGGGCGCGCGCATGAGCGCCATGGACTCGGCCACTCGCAACGCCGGCGAGATGATCAAGAAGCAGACGCTGATCTACAACCGCACGCGTCAGGCCATGATCACCAAGGAACTCATCGAGATCATCTCAGGCGCTGAGGCTCTGTGATAGGACGGGACGCCGGAGGCGTCGGATGATGACGAACGCGGTCGAGAACTTGGTCTTGGAGCATCTGCGTGCCCTGCGGCACGACGTCTCCGAGGTGCGTCTCGACCTGAGGGCGGTGAAGTCGCGGCTAACAGCCGTCGGGACGCAGGTCGCGACCATGAACGGTCGCATGGACCGCTTCGACGAGCGGACGGCGCGTGTCGAACTTCGGCTTGAGCTGAGAGACGCCTGAGCCGGCTCCAATTTCTGAGGACACAGCCCGCGCGTTGCGCGCCGGCACCGACAGCGAGGATACCATGGCGAACACCGCACTCCCCGGCACCGGCTCCAACAAGCCCGGCAAGATCACCCAGGTCATCGGCCCCGTGGTCGACGTGCAGTTCGAGGGTCACCTGCCCGAGATTCTGAACGCGCTGGAGACCAAGAATAACGGCGCCCGCCTCGTGCTCGAGGTTGCCCAGCAGCTCGGCGAGAGCACCGTCCGCTGCATCGCGATGGACACGTCCGAGGGTCTGACCCGCGGCCAGGAGTGCTTCGACACCGGCGAGCCGATCAAGGTTCCGGTGGGCATGAACACCCTCGGCCGGATCATGAACGTCATCGGCGAGCCGATCGACGAGGCCGGCCCGGTGCAGAGCGACACGCTCCGCGCCATCCACCAGCCGGCCCCGTCCTACGCCGACCAGTCGACCGAGGCGCAGATCCTCGTCACCGGCATCAAGGTGGTGGACCTGCTCGCTCCCTACGCCAAGGGCGGCAAGATCGGCCTGTTCGGCGGCGCCGGGGTCGGCAAGACCGTGCTGATCATGGAGCTGATCAACAACATCGCGAAGGTGCACTCGGGCTACTCGGTCTTTGCCGGCGTCGGCGAGCGCACCCGCGAGGGCAACGATCTCTACCACGAGATGATCGAGTCCAAGGTCAACATGGACCCGAAGGAGAACAACGGCTCGGCTGCGGGCTCCAAGTGCGCCCTGGTCTACGGGCAGATGAACGAGTCGCCCGGCGCCCGCTCGCGCGTCGCGTTGACCGGCCTGACCATCGCGGAGCAGTTCCGCGACGACGGCCAGGACGTGCTTTTCTTCGTCGACAACATCTTCCGCTTCACCCAGGCGGGCTCCGAGGTGTCGGCGCTTCTGGGCCGCATTCCCTCGGCGGTGGGCTACCAGCCGACGCTGGCCACCGATATGGGCGCCCTGCAGGAGCGCATCACCACCACCAACAAGGGCTCGATCACCTCGGTGCAGGCGATCTACGTGCCGGCGGACGATCTGACCGACCCGGCGCCGGCCGCCTCCTTCGCCCACCTCGACGCTACGACCGTGCTGTCGCGCTCGATCGCCGAGAAGGGCATCTACCCGGCCGTGGATCCGCTCGACTCCACCTCGCGCATGCTGTCGCCGGCGATCCTCGGCGAGGAGCATTACGACGTCGCCCGCCGGGTCCAGCAGACCCTTCAGCGCTACAAGGCGCTTCAGGACATCATCGCGATCCTGGGCATGGATGAGCTGTCCGAGGACGACAAGCTGACCGTGGCCCGCGCCCGCAAGATCGAGCGCTTCTTCTCGCAGCCCTTCTCGGTCGCCGAGGTGTTCACCGGTTCTCCGGGCGTGCAGGTGCCGCTTGAGGACACCATCAAGGGCTTCAAGGGCCTCGTGAACGGCGACTACGACGACCTGCCCGAGGCCGCCTTCTACATGGTCGGCACGATCGAGCAGGCCCAGGAGAAGGCCAAGAAGATGAAGGCGGCGTAAGGCTGCTCCCTCCCCTCCCCCTTCCGGGGAGGGGTCGGGGGTGGGGGTGTTTCAGGATCGAGCGCTGCGGTGCCTCCTGCGCCTCCCCCACCTTCACCTCCTCCCCGCAAGGGGGAGGAGCGCGCGTTGCGGGTTCGGGAAGCTAGAGACCGATGGCCACCTTCCACTTCGATTTCGTCGGCCCCGAGCGGACGCTGTATTCCGGCGAGGTGACCGCCGTTCAGCTGCCCGGCACCGAGGGCGAGATGACCGTGATGCCGGGCCACGCGCCCGTGCTGACCTCCCTGCGCGTCGGCGTCATCGTGGTCACCGAGAGCCAGGGTAGCGGCAAGCGGATCTACGTCCGTGGCGGTTTTGCCGATATCGGCCCGACGTCCGTGACCGTGCTCGCCGAGCGCGCCGCGCCGATCGAGGAACTGACACACGAATCCCTCGACCGGGACATCGAGGCGATCGAGATGCAGCGCGATGCCACCGAGGATCTGCAGAAGCGCGAGGAGCTGAACGGTCAGATCGTCCAGCTCCAGGAAACCAAGGCGCTCCTGAAGCTCTGATCGCGGTTCAGCGGGCGCCGTCCAGCGCAAGCGCCAGCAGCTCGGCCCGCGCCGCCGCGCCCGTCGGGCAGCCGCGTTCCAGCCAGACCTTCCGAGCCGCGGCGAGCCCGCGGCCGATCGCGGGACCGGGCGCGATGCCCGCCGCGACAAGATCCGCGCCCGCCAGTGGATAGACCGGCGAACCTCCCTCCCCGCGGAGCGCGTCGAGAACAACGCGTGTTTCCCCGGTCAGTGCAGGCCGCGGCTCACCGGTCACGATCGCCAGGGCATCGCTGAGGGGCGCCAGGCCATGCCGCGCCGCCAGGGCCCGGACAGCGGCGCCGTCGAGCGCGGCACGATCGTGCAGCTCGGCGAGGACGTCCGCGTAGTCGGTGAGCTGGGCATGCTCGCTCTTCGACAGCCGCAGGCGTACCCGGAGGCGTTCGGCATCGTGGCTGGCCCCGACCGCGAGGGCCGCGAGGCGCATGATCGGGGGCAGCGTCGCGGCCGAAGCGCGTTGCAGCCGCCCGAACTCGCCGACGCCGCCGGTGATCCTGAGCAGCAGGCCGGTCGCGCTCAGGGTCGAGACCAGGGCTGCACCGCCGGAGGCCGCCAGAAGCTTCAGGAACTCCGCACGGACGCGCTCGCGCGAGAGCCTGTCCAGGCTATCGCGTGCGGCCACACAGGCGGCGAGCGCTTCCGCATCCGGTGGCCCGGCGCCGAACCGGGCGTGGAAGCGGAAGAAGCGCAGGATCCGTAGGGCATCCTCGCGGATGCGGGTCGCGGGATCGCCGATGAAGCGCACCCGCCCGGCTTCCAGATCCGGAAGACCGCCGACGGTGTCGTGCAGCCGGCCGTCCCGACCGAGCGAGAGCGCGTTGACGGTGAAGTCGCGGCGCTCCGCATCGCGGGCGAAATCGTGACCGAACCGCACGATGGCGTGGCGTCCGTCCGTCTCGACATCCTCGCGCAGGGTGGTGACCTCGATCGGTCCATCCTCGGTGACCAGCGTGACGGTGCCGTGCGCGATTCCGGTCGGAACCGCCTTCAGCCCCGGCCTGCGTTCTGCGGCGGCGATCACCGCTTCGGGCAGGAGCGTCGTCGCGAGGTCGATATCGGCGGACGGCGTTCCCAGCAGCGCGTCGCGGACGCAACCGCCGACCAGGCGGGTCTCGGATCCGGGTGCCTCCAGGGCGGCGAGCGCCTGACGCACCCCGCGGCGGTCGAGCAGGGCCGAGAGGCCGCCGCGTTCGAGATCACGCCTCACCGGAAACCACCCGGGACGAGACGGCCGTTCTCCATGTGGGTCGGAACGTAGCCGCCGGCGCGCCGCTCGGAAAACAGGCCTTCGTAGACGAGCGTGCCGATCACCACCGCCAAGCCGGCGAGGACGAGGCGCCAGAGATGCGCGTCCCAATGCACCCGGCGCAACGGGTTGCGGCCGGCCAGGACGAGATAGATCAGGAACAGCGCGAAGGGGATGAGGAAGAGGCCGAACTCTTCGAGGACGCGACGCAGCATGGCGATCCGTAGCCTATCCCGCCGACCGGCGGACGCGACCTGACTCCGGTTCCGGGTAGAGCCGCTCCCGCAGATTGTTGAGGATTCCGGCGGTGACGCCCCAGATCAGACGCTCTCCGAAGGGGAGTGCATAGAACCATCGGGTCCGGCCTTGCCACTCCCGCGACCGCAATCGGTAGCGCTCCCGATCCATCAGCACCGACAGGGGCACCTCGAAAACGTCCGCGACCTCACTGGGGTTCGGCCGGAACGTCGCCGTCTCGGAGACCAGACCGATGACCGGCGTCACGAGGAACCCGGTGCCGGACAGGTAGGGGTCGATATACCCGAGCAGGCGCACCGATTCGGGCGGCAGGCCGATCTCCTCGAAAGCCTCCCGCAGGGCCGCATCCGCCGGTCCCGGATCCGTCGGATCGATCTTGCCGCCCGGCAGCGCGACCTGGCCGGAATGATCGCGCAGGTTCGCGGCGCGCTGCGTCAGCACGAGGTTCGGCCCGGCGGCCCGGAAGACCACCGGGACCAGCACCGCGGCCCGCCGGTGCGGCGGCGGCGGGATCACGGCCGCGCCATCCGGATCCAGGCAGTGGTCACCGCGCGGATTGGAGGTCGGATCGTCCGGTCCAGGCGGATGCGGCGACAGACCGGACGCGGCCCGGGCCAGGAAATCGGCGAGGGGCTCGCTCACGCGGCGGCGGCCGGAGCGATGCGGTGGAAGACGCCGCCCGCCCAGAGGCCGAGCCAGGCTTGCCCGTCCACCATACGGTCTTCGGCCAGATCCACGAGGTCGTAGGTGAGCGCCCGGGTGATCAGCGCCCAAAGGCCGCCCCGGACGTGGAGATAAGGCTTGAGCGCGCCGTCGGGCCCTTCCTCGAAGCGCAGGGCGTGATCCGCGTCGACGCTCACCAGATCGTCCACGTTGGTGCGGAACGCGATGCGCCGCGCCTCACCCGTGCCATCGACCGCCATCTCGACCGCGATGAAGGCCGCATCCTCGACGGTGATCCCGACGCTTTCCACCGGCGTGACCAGCACAATGCGCCCGTCCGGCTCGCGCCGCAGGATCGTGGAGAACAGCTTGACCAGCTTGTCGCGCCGGATCGGCGAGCCGTTGTGGTGCCACGTGCCATCGGCCGCAATACGGATGTCGATCGCGCCGCAATAGGGCGGATTCCATCGCTCGACCGGCGGTAGCCCGCGCCTGGGCAAATCCCCCAGAGCCGCACTGAGGCGGCTCAAGGTGGGGTCTGAAGGAGGATCCACGGTCATGCCCGCTACAGATAGCGCTCCACAGCCTCGTCAGCCATGGCCGGAGACACAGGATCCTTCGACGACGATCTAGGCCGGACCGGCGCCCTGGGTATTCACCGTCACGGCGTAGATCGACTGACTGGCCGCCATGAACAGGCGGTTCCGCTTGGGGCCGCCGAACGTGAGGTTGCCGCAGACCTCCGGCAGGCGGATCCGCCCGATGAGCGTTCCCGCCAGGCTCCAGACCGTCACGCCGTTGTAGCCGACCGCGCGGCCCGCGTTGCTCGACACCCAGAGATTGCCATCGACGTCGGTCCGCAAGCCGTCGGGCCCGCATTTGACGCCATCGACGACGCAATCCGCGAAGAGGCGCTTGTTCGACAAGGCGCCGCCGTTCCCGACATCGAAGGCGTAGATCTCGCCCTTGCCGCCGGGACCCGTATCGCCGGGTCCCTTCCCGGTGGAGCAGACGTAGAGCGTCCGGTGATCGGGCGAGAAGCACAGCCCGTTCGGATCGGGAACCTGATCGTCGGTGAGGACACGATCGATCCGGCCGGCGGGATCGATGCGATAGACGGCATTGGGCAGGACGCGCCGCGTCGTCACGGTCCCGGCCGGCTGCCCGAGCCGCGGATTGAGATGGCCCTTCGGATTCGAGGGACCGCCCGCCTCGTCCGGCAACCCTTCGTAGAGCTGGCCGCCGTAGGGCGGGTCCGTGAACCAGTAGGCGCCGTCGATGTGCTGGACGACATCGTTGGGCGCGTTGAAGGGCTTGCCCTCGAAGCTGTCGGCCAGCACCGTTGCCGAGCCGTCGAGTTCGTAGCGGACCACCCGGCGGCCGGCGTGCTCGCAGGACAA from Methylobacterium sp. PvR107 encodes:
- a CDS encoding 2-hydroxychromene-2-carboxylate isomerase, yielding MARQPILEFWFEFASTYSYLAAMRVEAAAAEAGVAIRWRPFLVGPLFASQGWTTSPFNLYAAKGKNMWRDVEREAARLGLPPLTRPAQFPQNSLSAVRVAILGQDQDWLVPFSKKVFTASFAEGRSIAEPAAVAEILDSLGLDGTQTVRAAAAEANKTKLRVSVEEARSRGIYGAPTFLADDGELFWGNDRLEQALAWATGERPKGLR
- a CDS encoding DsbA family protein, with the protein product MPVSRRLLLAATATLATGLKPVWAQSYGQRVAVTGDDGKAVANSILPGEITGQIPALRGVTYVGPREAGTTLYEFYDFNCPYCRKAAADVVALHDSDPELRIGLVHNPILSPQSAQAAKVMLAVQRRLGSEAAWRFYQTLLGKPGRIDGPGALAAAAALGIPQAEVEEIADSEEVRAALKSQMRMAADLGLYATPSYVVGNSGILGHPGARAMAKMIASVRRCDRLAC
- a CDS encoding F0F1 ATP synthase subunit delta, which codes for MAQNGSEAGPLVAGVAGRYASALFELARDERQVDAVADSLNQFDGLLKESADLRRLVRSPVFSAEEQEAAIGAVLARAGIGGLAGNFIRLAASNRRLFALPDMISAFRSLVQDSKGIVRAQVRVAERPSDTVIEEIKASLRDIAKAEVDVDLVIDPSLIGGLVVKMGSRMVDASLKTKLNGIRLAMRAAR
- the atpA gene encoding F0F1 ATP synthase subunit alpha; this translates as MDIRAAEISAILKDQIKNFGEEAEVSEVGQVLSVGDGIARAYGLDNVQAGEMVEFESGVRGMALNLEQDNVGIVIFGSDREIKEGQTVKRTGAIVDVPVGKGLLGRVVDGLGNPIDGKGPIVSTERRRVDVKAPGIIPRKSVHEPMATGLKAIDALIPVGRGQRELIIGDRQTGKTAIALDTILNQKPGHAAGGDEKSKLFCIYVAIGQKRSTVAQFVKVLEDQGALEYSIVIAATASDAAPMQFIAPFAGCAMGEYFRDNGMHAVIVYDDLSKQAVAYRQMSLLLRRPPGREAYPGDVFYLHSRLLERAAKMGDAAGNGSLTALPVIETQANDVSAYIPTNVISITDGQIFLETDLFYQGIRPAVNVGLSVSRVGSSAQTKAMKKVAGKIKGELAQYREMAAFAQFGSDLDASTQQLLNRGSRLTELLKQPQFSPLKMEEQVAVIYAGVNGYLDKLPVAKIRPFEDALLSTLRSRHKDLLDSIAASKDLSDENAGKLKSVVESVAKSIA
- a CDS encoding F0F1 ATP synthase subunit gamma is translated as MASLKDLRNRITSVKATQKITKAMQMVAAAKLRRAQMAAEAGRPYAEKMSAVLGNLAGNLVGGVGAPRLLSGTGSEQTHLLVVCTGDRGLAGAFNSSIVRLAVREYAQKLTAEGKTVKIMTVGKKGLDALRRQYRDQIVESMDIRGNRPVDYDFAASIADKILTRFEAGEFDVATLFYSEFRSVISQIPTAQRLIPAELPETDATAKAAAGNAALEFEPSEEAILETLLPKNLTVQIYRALLENAASEQGARMSAMDSATRNAGEMIKKQTLIYNRTRQAMITKELIEIISGAEAL
- the atpD gene encoding F0F1 ATP synthase subunit beta, encoding MANTALPGTGSNKPGKITQVIGPVVDVQFEGHLPEILNALETKNNGARLVLEVAQQLGESTVRCIAMDTSEGLTRGQECFDTGEPIKVPVGMNTLGRIMNVIGEPIDEAGPVQSDTLRAIHQPAPSYADQSTEAQILVTGIKVVDLLAPYAKGGKIGLFGGAGVGKTVLIMELINNIAKVHSGYSVFAGVGERTREGNDLYHEMIESKVNMDPKENNGSAAGSKCALVYGQMNESPGARSRVALTGLTIAEQFRDDGQDVLFFVDNIFRFTQAGSEVSALLGRIPSAVGYQPTLATDMGALQERITTTNKGSITSVQAIYVPADDLTDPAPAASFAHLDATTVLSRSIAEKGIYPAVDPLDSTSRMLSPAILGEEHYDVARRVQQTLQRYKALQDIIAILGMDELSEDDKLTVARARKIERFFSQPFSVAEVFTGSPGVQVPLEDTIKGFKGLVNGDYDDLPEAAFYMVGTIEQAQEKAKKMKAA
- a CDS encoding F0F1 ATP synthase subunit epsilon yields the protein MATFHFDFVGPERTLYSGEVTAVQLPGTEGEMTVMPGHAPVLTSLRVGVIVVTESQGSGKRIYVRGGFADIGPTSVTVLAERAAPIEELTHESLDRDIEAIEMQRDATEDLQKREELNGQIVQLQETKALLKL
- a CDS encoding CCA tRNA nucleotidyltransferase, with protein sequence MRRDLERGGLSALLDRRGVRQALAALEAPGSETRLVGGCVRDALLGTPSADIDLATTLLPEAVIAAAERRPGLKAVPTGIAHGTVTLVTEDGPIEVTTLREDVETDGRHAIVRFGHDFARDAERRDFTVNALSLGRDGRLHDTVGGLPDLEAGRVRFIGDPATRIREDALRILRFFRFHARFGAGPPDAEALAACVAARDSLDRLSRERVRAEFLKLLAASGGAALVSTLSATGLLLRITGGVGEFGRLQRASAATLPPIMRLAALAVGASHDAERLRVRLRLSKSEHAQLTDYADVLAELHDRAALDGAAVRALAARHGLAPLSDALAIVTGEPRPALTGETRVVLDALRGEGGSPVYPLAGADLVAAGIAPGPAIGRGLAAARKVWLERGCPTGAAARAELLALALDGAR
- a CDS encoding DUF6111 family protein, which produces MLRRVLEEFGLFLIPFALFLIYLVLAGRNPLRRVHWDAHLWRLVLAGLAVVIGTLVYEGLFSERRAGGYVPTHMENGRLVPGGFR
- a CDS encoding CoA pyrophosphatase, whose protein sequence is MSEPLADFLARAASGLSPHPPGPDDPTSNPRGDHCLDPDGAAVIPPPPHRRAAVLVPVVFRAAGPNLVLTQRAANLRDHSGQVALPGGKIDPTDPGPADAALREAFEEIGLPPESVRLLGYIDPYLSGTGFLVTPVIGLVSETATFRPNPSEVADVFEVPLSVLMDRERYRLRSREWQGRTRWFYALPFGERLIWGVTAGILNNLRERLYPEPESGRVRRSAG
- a CDS encoding DUF1285 domain-containing protein; translated protein: MTVDPPSDPTLSRLSAALGDLPRRGLPPVERWNPPYCGAIDIRIAADGTWHHNGSPIRRDKLVKLFSTILRREPDGRIVLVTPVESVGITVEDAAFIAVEMAVDGTGEARRIAFRTNVDDLVSVDADHALRFEEGPDGALKPYLHVRGGLWALITRALTYDLVDLAEDRMVDGQAWLGLWAGGVFHRIAPAAAA
- a CDS encoding SMP-30/gluconolactonase/LRE family protein, yielding MTASAKWATGTPVAPSRRAVIAAAGAVIAAAGGARARPGPPSTVTDPPRDFRPGAAPTTYFTDPDVITIDPAFESYVVPNSAIRRLWTGALWAEGPAWNAVGRFLVWSDIPNNRQLRWLEEDGHVSVFRAPSGNSNGNSFDRQGRQLSCEHAGRRVVRYELDGSATVLADSFEGKPFNAPNDVVQHIDGAYWFTDPPYGGQLYEGLPDEAGGPSNPKGHLNPRLGQPAGTVTTRRVLPNAVYRIDPAGRIDRVLTDDQVPDPNGLCFSPDHRTLYVCSTGKGPGDTGPGGKGEIYAFDVGNGGALSNKRLFADCVVDGVKCGPDGLRTDVDGNLWVSSNAGRAVGYNGVTVWSLAGTLIGRIRLPEVCGNLTFGGPKRNRLFMAASQSIYAVTVNTQGAGPA